In Myxocyprinus asiaticus isolate MX2 ecotype Aquarium Trade chromosome 8, UBuf_Myxa_2, whole genome shotgun sequence, a single genomic region encodes these proteins:
- the LOC127445249 gene encoding lecithin retinol acyltransferase-like isoform X3, with product MFPLELLSLFFIAVITDYEEKKKKQVIQYDTSMFKRGDLLEVPRTLFTHFGIYLGNNRVAHFIPDILPVFTTDKKALEKMVTNNRLILGVITKQATVRVDSVEDFAYGADILVNHMDKVCSRPPFDGEEVARRAEKLLGYVTYSLLWYNCEHYVMYCRYGTSMSFQTYQPKGR from the exons ATGTTTCCCCTAGAGTTGCTCAGCTTGTTTTTTATAGCTGTGATCACAGActatgaagaaaaaaagaagaagcaagtTATTCAATACGACACCTCCATGTTTAAAAGAGGAGATTTGCTTGAGGTCCCTCGAACCCTCTTCACACATTTTGGAATCTATCTGGGGAACAACCGTGTGGCTCACTTCATCCCTGATATCTTGCCGGTCTTTACCACGGACAAGAAGGCCCTTGAGAAAATGGTGACTAACAACCGTCTGATTTTGGGTGTGATAACAAAACAAGCAACTGTCCGAGTAGACTCAGTGGAGGACTTTGCATATGGAGCAGATATTCTGGTCAACCATATGGACAAGGTGTGCAGTCGGCCACCGTTCGATGGTGAGGAAGTAGCTAGGCGAGCTGAGAAGCTCTTGGGCTATGTGACTTACAGTCTGCTGTGGTACAACTGTGAACATTACGTGATGTACTGCAGATATGGCACCAGCATGAGCTTTCAGACCTACCAG cctAAAGGCAGATGA